The sequence ACATTCTGGTTCTGACCTGTACTGGGATGCTGGTCTGGATCCAGTCCTGGCTTAGGTTGCTACTGTCGGGGATGTAGCATTGGTGGGGGGGCGTTGCCAGCAGGAAGATGACGGCCAGAAGGTTGTATCCACTTGGGATGGTGgtgagacagagcaggaagaaGGTTCTCTTCTGAAACGGGCCCCACGTCCCCAGGAACGACACTGACTCCTCATAGTCCTGCATTGTAGTGGACTCTACTCGGCTCGTATTTTTGATTTACATCAGCAGTCTATATTTTTCATCAGTTCATTCATTAAGTGCTATTATGTCCACTGAAGTATCTAACAATCAATGCACAAAGATCTATCTTAAAACTacaaatacttttaaaactacatgtagaaatatcactctGACAAAGTAATATAACAATAAGTTCAAAAGCTACCAATATATACGCAATACCACACAAGTAAGTACAAGTACTCTCTGTTATTACaagtaaaacaacaataaaaaacagttCTTCCACATCTAAGTACTACAATAAGTGGAAATTGTTTCCCTCTGAATACAAATGCTGTTAATACTCCTGTTGCAGCAGTCTGGATCCCTCTGAGGCTTCACACTTATCCCAGACAGGACACAAAAACTCcacctctccttctcctccccctctcctcctctcaaaGGTCTGGGCTTATTGTGCAACTACTTGTTGCAATTCATGTTGGGAACATCTACACTTCATATCagaaatagacagagagagtgagagcagGCTGGAGACTCCCCACCCTGctctcactgtctgtctccCCAATGGGGAGAAACGTTGTGTCCCTTTTGAAAGGTAAACATGAAGATTAGTGACACTTAATGAAGAAACAGCTAGGAAAAGAAAGctctgttttattaaataaGGTTGAAGCTATAACATGTTTTTAGACGTTTTGTACATAATTTCATTGAAAACATATTTGTCATACTTCAAATGTAATGTTTGTCTATTTATGAAGTAAAGGCAGAATATGCAATGAATGCAGAGAGGATCAGCTTACTTTTTGTAAACACACAGTGTTAAAAGTTGATCCCTTCTCTCATGGctcagagccagagagagagagagagagagagagagagtgagcccTCTTTCACACCAACAACCAGGGTGGGACTGGGGTTATCTGACCTGTGTTCAACCCTTCTTTTCGCAATTCAAACCAAGCCAGTCAACAAAAGTTGAAGCCTGGTCACGACAAGTTAGATTCAGCCTGGGTCACAACCatgtatataaacacacaacctGAGAGCAATGCATCAAATTACATTACGTGCTGGAAATGGGCATCGCAGTTTACACATCTTCCAACAGCTAACATTGTGGCATACTCCAGTCTAGCTGTACACAACCAGAACTAGTGCTATGTCGCTTCTTGTAGCTGTCATTGTCAATTGTAATGTAAAGGTATTGTTGTACACTATTGTATTGATGTAAGTTATTTTAAGACCTGAAAaattgtatgttgtatttgcATTTCTACTTACTTTgtaataaaattattttatgaAATAGTGGCAGGACCAAATAAGCTATTTGCTTCCGCCTGCTCCTTTTTGaaggttttgatttttttgttttgtcttgcaacattgttgattgtttgaaataaatgaataaatgttgaaattaaattatacaAGAAGGCTCTCTGCAGAACTGTAAGTTTGGGCgagggagggaagagagagagagagagagagagagagagagagagagagagagagagagagaggtaaagCATATTTTATGatcataaacacaaacaaaaaacaatcaaatactCAACAAATTTCGTGGGGACAGAATCTCTATTCTTCTACCCTGCATGCATTCATCATGCAGTTGCAGCAGTCAACAAGGAAGCCATTTTAACCATTTTAAGATGCGGGGAgaacattttgtctttgtttgatATCAATTACAAGTAAAGTTAGACATTGTTGTCGGCTTCCtgactcattttaaaaaatacaaaaagacacAATAAACTGCATGCTGCAAATCAGTGGCTTGGGTGGTGCTCTAtgtcagaaaaataaattaaacttattttcatacatttgcGTTCTGACGAGAAAAGCAATGCATATCATACTTTTAAAACACACTTAATTAATGAACTTCTTTGCTTTAATAGACAATTGTACTGACCAAAGATATCTCTCAGGGAAATACCCTAACTAACAtcactaacatattctccaatGTCGTGCCCTAAATTGACTTTTCACAgtaatctgtttttttgccGACATGTAAACGTCTCACAGCAGGTCAGTtattgtgtgtgtaggtgttgtCATGGCATTTACAGGGTCATGATAAGTGCCAGTTGGACGACGCAAGTGAAAACTCATCACCTTTTAACTGGCCAGATGATGTATTTCCACAAAGCAGGCGATACCACGCGAACAGTAAATGATTTAACCAGTTTAAAGCTTCCCATCCAGaccagttctctctctctctctttgtctctccagCCAATGACCTCAGATGGACTGGTTTGTTCAGGCTTTTCTACTGAAGAAGAAAAGGTCTCAGCAAGTTTCCGTCCACATGTAATCAACTCAAACCTGTTTTAGAGtaacagttttctttttaatggcATTTATGAGTCAACATGTGCCTTCATGTTACAGTAATGTGTGTTGTGCCCGCTAGAGGGTACAGAAGAGAGTTATGTATACATAGtaacatagtatagtaataTTTTATGGCATATGGGAGATGTTGAGGTTTCAAACTGTTGTGTAACACcgtaagtaaaagtagcaatgtAAATACTATGTTTAACATATTagttaatttaaatttatagtattagcatcaaaatacaCTActaaaatactcaagtaaagtactaTAAAAGCTTTGAATTGTACTTAGTCACATTGATTTCACAAGGCTTACTAATGTCACATCTGTGtctcatgtgtttttgttgatgaCTCAAATCAAGCAAGGGCTGATATGAAGCATTCAGTGCTTAATTTAGCTACTTAGTTtttcagtagtagtagtagcaaaAAGTACTGAGGTCAATGCCTTAGAGCTGTATCAAAATCAAATAAGctaataactttatttaaaaagaatgcaGGACAGATGTATGTCAGCttgtaaacaaataaatcaaagttacagaaaaaaaataaggagaGAAATTTTACATAATCTCAACCTGACCAGTTTGTGTTTGCATATttgcatcatcatcataaaaAACAAGCTCTTAGAATACAAATTGTACATAAAGAAGTGGATGGGGGTGTTTCGCTTTTTAACACGTCAGCGGACGATTGAATGCTGCTGTTCTGAGCAAAATCTGAACGAAATATCTGTATTTCTTAAAGTCTTCtctgaattgttttttgttttattatgaataGCTTTATGATCCCGTTAAGTTTCAAAATCATTTCTGAAACGTTGTAATGGTGAGGATGGATGTGCAGAGTCTCAGAAAACTGTTCCCACTGCTCTAATGTGTCACCACAGTTTAAAGCGACAGTTGAAAATGCCAGAATCCGAAGTAGAGTGTGAGACCTCTTCTCACAGCTCTCCCCTCCCCTATCTGTCACAGCGGCACATGTATGCACAGCCAATaggaatgctctctctctctgaaattacctgtgattggccaaagtctctaGTCACAGGCTAGATTATCTAAAAGTGTGTTCCATACAAGTTGGATTGTCATTGTTATCATTAGCTCTAGCCAGCTTAACCATTGTTAGCAATGCCATTTTATAACAACGGATTACGCAGTTTACTGTGCTAACAAACACCGTAACAACATGCCCACAGATAGAATATGGACAGCGCTGCACGTACGACTTATAAATAACACAGAAGTGCTTATAACTGTATATTGCTACAACTTTTGCTACCGTTGACGCATGGAGCATCCATGTTGGATCTTTAGCTCGGGGTATTGTGTGGTTGTTTGAGTTCCAAGCTTGAAAATCTGAGGTCAGGGGGCATGTTTCCGACTTTGACCTCAGAAAATCCGACTTCCGAGCACAAATGGAACACATCGtaaagcctgaaaacagagcCAAGAGGAAGTACAGAAGTGTAGTTTTCTCTGagaccacttgaattacaacAGGCTGAAAGATTATTATGACATTCATGTCCAACAATGCCAAAAATAAATTGCCTAAACAGCTTTGACGATTTTGGAAATCAggatttattctttttaaatatattcagtgagggggaaaacacacaaaaaatgtccAACTAAACACGTGTTAAAAACAACTCCTGTCTGGTTCTGAGTTGGGTCCTGTGTGCAGCTGTTTAGGTGAACGGCTCCTTTAAACACTTCCATTTGCATgccctcacactcacacactcacaatctcagttttcagcaaaaacattttgacagtTTAAACCAAATAGAAAAGTTTACATAATATCAACTCCAACTTTTCCATTTCATTCCAGTATTGCAATTCAGCCCCAGTATCAGCCCTTGGCCCGGTATCAAGACTTGACCAGTTTCAAGACTCGGTCCCAGTGTCAAGACTCGAATCCCATGTCAAGACTCTCAGGGCTCAGTATTGCTGATCGGGAAGCAGAGCAAATAGAAAAGCAGCAGCTGATCTGTACATTATTGCAtcatgatgacatcatcagacAGACAAGGAAGTTCAGTTAAAGAGTTCAGAGCTTCGTTTTTGAAAGTTCAGCAACATTTGAATTGACACTTTGTCTTCTTTTTACAGTTTGCATGTTGATGTGATGGATAACAGATACCGCACCATGAAACCAAAATACTGCAtagataaacacacaaacacatattgtCCTTAAATCTATTTGTTCATAATTGGAAGACTGAGATGCTTCAAGTTCTTCAGGAGGAGGcaggaagacagacaggaaaatATTGACCATGTGACaccatagaaaataaaaaatcactttCATTATACAAAGATTTCTGCTTGTTTTATTTCCAATGTATTTGATCCAGTCTAAAGTCTTGTCCACACATTGTTCCTTAAACTGTCTTTTCATTGGCATGGCTTTGACGTGTCAAACCAAAATGTTTAGATATAGACTTTGTAGGTCATTGCTTAAAAATAACCTTTGTGCACTCAATTTGTATGCTGTTCATTACACCATTTAATAACTTTAAGCTcgaaaaaatactttgaaaggTTAATTACTAATTAAATAACTGcttataaatatgtttttgtatttacaaaAATAGCAGCAATGAATTTACTGACATTTATTTGTAGATTTTCAAGtgcttcctttaaaaaaaaaaagatactagATTAGAGTACTAATACAACACTCACATGCCCATATGTTGTTTTAAAGAGTTATTGGTCAATATAATTGTTCCTCCTGTCCATACTGGCTGTAAATACACTGTGAACTTATCCTTTAAGTCTTTTTCACCACTTTAGATTCAACGCCCTTTCAACACTGACCGCTTCACgatgcattcatgtggtgtcgGTATAGACTAAAAAAAGAGTTCCAGACTGGGAAAAATGGAACAAGACTTATCGAGTTGACGTCATATTAAGCAGAAACATGGCGGACAAAAGGAAATCCTGGCTTGGTGATAAacaccccccccttcccccgGCCCCACACTTTACGCCACTGGCCTGACTTCTGCAACCACATACTGTCACTGAGATATCTTGCAAAATGACTGTGCAAAATGCAGTCacggaactttacatgtgtgtTGTTGACATTAAAATGAAGGGCAAGGTCAAAAAAGGGTGTGGTCCGAGCAAGGCCGCTGGAAGAAGTAAGaaagccccccccaccccccccacccccccacacacacacacactttacacactGGCCCAATTTAGCCCCACGGCTGTTGTGACATCACAAGATGGTCACTATTATAAAGCTTCATACTAGATTTAAACTTGAGACAGTATGTTGTTTTAATGCTCTgagcaataaaatacaacatttttgtaGCATCCATGTTGTTCCCACATTACGACTTCCCAACTCAGGAAATGGGGCCATCCGAGAAGCACATAAATGCAGCACCATTTTCTCAGATGCTTTTGAATTAATTGATTGCAGAGAAGAACAAGTGACTCTCCCTTAGTTGAGCTAATTGGTTAAATTATTGAACTTACTGATAGCCAATAAGAGAAGCGCCTGCAAAGTGAAGTAGACTCTCAACAAACTCCCCCGTTACATCATCTTGGAGGCGGAGCTCTTACACCTCGTGTATAAGTTTAACGTGTTAAGTTTTTTATGGTTTCTCCTGGTTCTGTGAAGCTGTTTCACGACTGTCAAACAACCTTATGGAGGTCAAAAAAATGCTTGCAAAAGCAATCCACTAGCAACGTTGTTTGTTAGTAAACACAAGACCAACATTAGACAATTCTGCTAGTGCCCCCTAGAGACTGCAGGGTTCACTACACACAATGAAATTGATGGACAGGCAAAACAATATACTGACTTTAAGCAGGGAAAATCAGTTAATGTGACAAAATAATCAACTCAACTCAAATGTTCACTTATGAGCTTTCCCCTTAGCTTTCAAACCCACACGTGCGGCCATACTATctataaaaacaaagcatttaaGTCCTTCAAAGTTAAGTGTCTGGCAGGCTGCAAATGGTTAGACAACGTATTTCTCTGTACCAAGATGTCAAAAGTCAATATGTGATTGTATGTGGTGTGTTTAACAAGGTCCATGATAATAACAGGCTCCTGTCATAATAGGAataactgtatatactgtataccgAATATGTaactacatatactgtatactgaatATATTGTGTGAAAGAGACCGGGAGAAAAACCCAAATATACCTCAGCCCCAAGAGACTGaatgaacagttgaaaagttcAGAATAAAGCTGGTATGTGGCAGTGATCATTTTGTCACACATAACTTGCTTATATTAAGATGTACATAGAGCCTTAAGAGCTAAAAGTAGCATGTGTATCCTGAGGGTGGCACTAGAGGAAAGGGTTTGTGTAATGTCTCTAGACCAGTATTAGATGGACGGACAGATCACACTGTTAATTGAAAGTTGTGAAAAAGTTTGGTGTGAATATGTTTTTAGATAAactctaaaaaaactaaaagcatCCAGAGAAGTGTTTATATTTAGTTTTACCTCATGGAGAGTGAATaagcttgttaaatgtattgattaagtaaagtattgaaaaacgaacacattgttggttttggtcttttcaaggGATTTGGTGACAATAAGAACTATTTAGAAAAATGCTTGCCTTATCtttcaatttagttttctgCTGTACCCTTAGGAACGAGTTGAACATGAGTGCAGGGACGTCTGAGGGAGGACACCTGAGGCACATGAAGACATCTGCAGTAGTATTTGTTCATGAGGACGTCTGACATCAGGTTGGTGCTGGTTAGCTCCTCCAGCAGGAGCAAGAAGAGCGTCTGTTTTCAGAGGAGATTtgtttagacaaaaaaaaaactcctccaAACTCTGAGGACCCGACACAACCAGACCTGACTAACTTGTCCACCTTTGTGTCTAGATTTCGGTTATCATTGAGACGTTTTTTAAATTCTGCTTGTCAATTCCAGTTCCTCACAAATCCTGGTTCTGATCCTTGTTACCTTggtcaaaacaaaatacattaaaaacaaactacagCTTTATTTTCAGTACATTTGGGCTGCCACAAAGAGATACTTTGGGGTGCTTTTTTggtaaaaatgtcaaagaaagaaaaatataaatattctcTACTGTATGTTTCCATACACAAGTTGAATGCTTTACTTTCTTTTGGATGTTTTGAATCTGGAGCATCAAAATGACAAATGGGGACATCAAAAAAGCGGCATACTGATTGTTTTTCCCCAAGACAACTTATTGCTtactaaaaaatatttttctttatgtGTGGGAGCCTTTCAGCCACTGTTCCTTTGTGGTTTGGATAAAATCATCACAGGTTGCTGTTGAGTCAGTTGTGAAGTTTCAGACCCAAGAAGAAGATCCAGACAGAAGGAGGCGGGTCTGTCCTTTCAAGTTTCCTTTTGAAGGTTGCAGGTTTGAATCCTTGCAGCCTTGATGGCCGAGCTGATGTCTCTTCTCGACTCTTCCCTCTCTCCAATTAaaatggaggtcaaaggtcaacagtTTGACTCCTCACCACCAACGCTGCCATCAGTAGGGAGTGAAAAGGATTGATCCTTGgcttgctctgattggtccagGAGCTGGACGCAGGAAGGAGGCGGTGAAGAGGGATGAAGTGGTTAGAGGACGAGGATGGAGAGAGATGGTAGGGGTTAGGGGTGAGGAGGTGGGAgtgaggaggggggaggaggagagagaagaagaaggtaGTGAGATGGTGGAGGTAAGGGAGGAGGGCGGCTGAGAAAATGGAgtggagaggaaggagggagagagggagggctTCACCAAATCCTTCTTAGAAGGAGAGAACAGGAAACaaggaaagaagaggaggggaaacaaaaggagagaagacaaggagaggaaacaaggaggGGAACCATGAGGAGACAAGAATTGGAACCAAGGAAACAGGAGAAtaaagaaattattattatatacagtatattttttattgtctcGCCATTATTGATTTATATCAACATTCATCTAGTTTACTGATCAATTAATAAGCACAGATCTATAATTAAAATGTGGTTCATGCCAATGAAgcaaattataatttaaattagaGTGAGAGGTAGAGAAATACTTACAGTAAGTGAGCTGCGCTGCTGTTTGTTATAAGGGCTGTATTTGGGTTTGCTTGGTTTTCCTGCCACTCTGTCCTTGTGCCTCCTGCTGGAGATgtgctgcaacaacaacaaaccttGATATTATTCTGTGGTTTCCACTGTGGTCTCACATAGTTAACCTGTAGCGAGTCTGAAATCACTTCCTATTTATGACAGTAGTTCTGTATAAAGTAGAGTAGTAGTTagaataatgttttattatactgtatgtgcccactgtgtttttacctgtttgagTTGGATCTCAGAGTTGACATGGACATCACAGATCTGGCAGTGGAAGGTTTTGTTTTGCAGGCCGGAGCCCTTCAGTGCAGAGCTGCTGCTGTTCTTCAGCTTGGCTCCGGCTCGAGGGTAGGCCTTGATTGGCCCGGCACCGCTCCGAGCCTCCAGCATCGTCTTGTGCTTTGAGCCTGCAAACAGAGACACGCAGAAACTAAACTTCTATGAAACAAGAGACataatgacaatgaaaaacTATCAACTAATTCACTTCCTTTCCTTCCAGCCCACTAGTTCCtgtttatttctatttaaatcAAACtgcagagacttgaaacttgatGAAGCCCAATAATATATCTGTATAGCAATCTTCATCATGTAGTAACGCTAGTGTTAAAAGTTCTCCCTGTTGTTGCATTTAAGGATGCATGTGATCACTCAAGCTTCCACTGAAGAGATGAAAAATGGcagcacaatttttttttaaataattcttaCATCATCTTTTTCTTCCTCACCTGCATTATGAGCCTCCAACTGAGACAGAGAGTTGACGGCGACTTTACACAGAGAGCAGTACAGCAGTTTCTTCGCTTTTTCCTCCTCCGACTCCACTGAAAGAGGAGAATCCTGGGTAGAGGCCTgggaaggaggaggatgagCAGCTGGGGATGAAGAGGAGGTGACAGGAGCTGGAAGAGGATGAGGCGGAGAGGCTCGGGAAgagggggaagaagaggaagagaagaagaggccTGAGGCGGGGAGAGCGGTGGGAGGACTGGAGGGAGGAGGCTCACTGCTAGAGGAGGGGgaggcagaggagagagaggagcaggagggaaGGAGGAAGGGTTTAAGAGGAAAGGAGTCCGTGGGGCTAGATAAAAGATCTGGAGGTGAACAagtgggaggagaggagaaggaaaaggaaaaattaaaaaaacactctttGCTATAACAACCAAACtcacttgaaaataaaaatcagtaACAGTATTTAGATCAGTTTTATTAAAATGAACCTGTGTGCTGATCGTTGCTTCTGTTATCTGAGACAGGAAGGGCGGGGCAAACTGGACTTGTGATGCTCCCATTGGTCTCTCCAGTGATTGACAGCTTGGCCTTGGTCTTGTTCTCCTGAGACTTGAGCTTCTTTGCGTGACGACTGCCTCTGAAATGAGCTTCTGCCTGAGACTGAAGAAAGAGACATACAGAGAAGTTTTAATTTTCTGTTTGGGcatgtttctgtcatttactATAAGTCCTGATGTCACTTTCTAACCACTCTGCCACTAGCTTCTGAGGCTCAGTACCGTCTTTCATTGAGGGTTTCTTTCACCAGTCTTCCTGAAAAATTGCTGAATCCTTATCACTGCCCGACACTGTCAAACTATTTTTTagcattcaaaaaaataaagtactcCCGTTTTGTTTTGTGAGCACAGCAGTGTGGgtattatacagtacatcatagTAGTCGATATCCATTATATCCATCAAAAACACAGTTATCTTCCCAACTTTTATCTGTAAAGTCTGCTGTCTAAACAAGtctgcagccatgctagcagctctgtcaGGCTGCTGCTTTGAGCTAAATACTGTCaggatgctaacatgc is a genomic window of Etheostoma spectabile isolate EspeVRDwgs_2016 chromosome 11, UIUC_Espe_1.0, whole genome shotgun sequence containing:
- the znf385b gene encoding zinc finger protein 385B isoform X4 → MLHTLHPVSFRPHSCLSTCLSLRMKTPLSPSQLLKRGQIFAFGGMCQELMDPPTPATISLSVQQTPSPGQGGAYSLCEVCNLQLTSAAQAQLHYNGRSHLRRVRQLQARETGQQSTAGVQSRSLPQAAGLSSQPAGLTPTPGLSPSLSASSSTAGGGCGAVGGALPGLIGANGPSVMMKPFLTFPVETTSPVGLFPNFNTMDPVQKAVINHTFGVTFIPRKKQVISCNVCQLKFNSDSQAEAHFRGSRHAKKLKSQENKTKAKLSITGETNGSITSPVCPALPVSDNRSNPDLLSSPTDSFPLKPFLLPSCSSLSSASPSSSSEPPPSSPPTALPASGLFFSSSSSPSSRASPPHPLPAPVTSSSSPAAHPPPSQASTQDSPLSVESEEEKAKKLLYCSLCKVAVNSLSQLEAHNAGSKHKTMLEARSGAGPIKAYPRAGAKLKNSSSSALKGSGLQNKTFHCQICDVHVNSEIQLKQHISSRRHKDRVAGKPSKPKYSPYNKQQRSSLTKDLVKPSLSPSFLSTPFSQPPSSLTSTISLPSSSLSSSPLLTPTSSPLTPTISLHPRPLTTSSLFTASFLRPAPGPIRASQGSILFTPY
- the znf385b gene encoding zinc finger protein 385B isoform X2; protein product: MLHTLHPVSFRPHSCLSTCLSLRMKTPLSPSQLLKRGQIFAFGGMCQELMDPPTPATISLSVQQTPSPGQGGAYSLCEVCNLQLTSAAQAQLHYNGRSHLRRVRQLQARETGQQSTAGVQSRSLPQAAGLSSQPAGLTPTPGLSPSLSASSSTAGGGCGAVGGALPGLIGANGPSVMMKPFLTFPVETTSPVGLFPNFNTMDPVQKAVINHTFGVTFIPRKKQVISCNVCQLKFNSDSQAEAHFRGSRHAKKLKSQENKTKAKLSITGETNGSITSPVCPALPVSDNRSNDQHTDLLSSPTDSFPLKPFLLPSCSSLSSASPSSSSEPPPSSPPTALPASGLFFSSSSSPSSRASPPHPLPAPVTSSSSPAAHPPPSQASTQDSPLSVESEEEKAKKLLYCSLCKVAVNSLSQLEAHNAGSKHKTMLEARSGAGPIKAYPRAGAKLKNSSSSALKGSGLQNKTFHCQICDVHVNSEIQLKQHISSRRHKDRVAGKPSKPKYSPYNKQQRSSLTDLVKPSLSPSFLSTPFSQPPSSLTSTISLPSSSLSSSPLLTPTSSPLTPTISLHPRPLTTSSLFTASFLRPAPGPIRASQGSILFTPY
- the znf385b gene encoding zinc finger protein 385B isoform X3, with translation MLHTLHPVSFRPHSCLSTCLSLRMKTPLSPSQLLKRGQIFAFGGMCQELMDPPTPATISLSVQQTPSPGQGGAYSLCEVCNLQLTSAAQAQLHYNGRSHLRRVRQLQARETGQQSTGVQSRSLPQAAGLSSQPAGLTPTPGLSPSLSASSSTAGGGCGAVGGALPGLIGANGPSVMMKPFLTFPVETTSPVGLFPNFNTMDPVQKAVINHTFGVTFIPRKKQVISCNVCQLKFNSDSQAEAHFRGSRHAKKLKSQENKTKAKLSITGETNGSITSPVCPALPVSDNRSNDQHTDLLSSPTDSFPLKPFLLPSCSSLSSASPSSSSEPPPSSPPTALPASGLFFSSSSSPSSRASPPHPLPAPVTSSSSPAAHPPPSQASTQDSPLSVESEEEKAKKLLYCSLCKVAVNSLSQLEAHNAGSKHKTMLEARSGAGPIKAYPRAGAKLKNSSSSALKGSGLQNKTFHCQICDVHVNSEIQLKQHISSRRHKDRVAGKPSKPKYSPYNKQQRSSLTKDLVKPSLSPSFLSTPFSQPPSSLTSTISLPSSSLSSSPLLTPTSSPLTPTISLHPRPLTTSSLFTASFLRPAPGPIRASQGSILFTPY
- the znf385b gene encoding zinc finger protein 385B isoform X6, giving the protein MMWSSFLSRGGGCGAVGGALPGLIGANGPSVMMKPFLTFPVETTSPVGLFPNFNTMDPVQKAVINHTFGVTFIPRKKQVISCNVCQLKFNSDSQAEAHFRGSRHAKKLKSQENKTKAKLSITGETNGSITSPVCPALPVSDNRSNDQHTDLLSSPTDSFPLKPFLLPSCSSLSSASPSSSSEPPPSSPPTALPASGLFFSSSSSPSSRASPPHPLPAPVTSSSSPAAHPPPSQASTQDSPLSVESEEEKAKKLLYCSLCKVAVNSLSQLEAHNAGSKHKTMLEARSGAGPIKAYPRAGAKLKNSSSSALKGSGLQNKTFHCQICDVHVNSEIQLKQHISSRRHKDRVAGKPSKPKYSPYNKQQRSSLTKDLVKPSLSPSFLSTPFSQPPSSLTSTISLPSSSLSSSPLLTPTSSPLTPTISLHPRPLTTSSLFTASFLRPAPGPIRASQGSILFTPY
- the znf385b gene encoding zinc finger protein 385B isoform X5, whose protein sequence is MKTPLSPSQLLKRGQIFAFGGMCQELMDPPTPATISLSVQQTPSPGQGGAYSLCEVCNLQLTSAAQAQLHYNGRSHLRRVRQLQARETGQQSTAGVQSRSLPQAAGLSSQPAGLTPTPGLSPSLSASSSTAGGGCGAVGGALPGLIGANGPSVMMKPFLTFPVETTSPVGLFPNFNTMDPVQKAVINHTFGVTFIPRKKQVISCNVCQLKFNSDSQAEAHFRGSRHAKKLKSQENKTKAKLSITGETNGSITSPVCPALPVSDNRSNDQHTDLLSSPTDSFPLKPFLLPSCSSLSSASPSSSSEPPPSSPPTALPASGLFFSSSSSPSSRASPPHPLPAPVTSSSSPAAHPPPSQASTQDSPLSVESEEEKAKKLLYCSLCKVAVNSLSQLEAHNAGSKHKTMLEARSGAGPIKAYPRAGAKLKNSSSSALKGSGLQNKTFHCQICDVHVNSEIQLKQHISSRRHKDRVAGKPSKPKYSPYNKQQRSSLTKDLVKPSLSPSFLSTPFSQPPSSLTSTISLPSSSLSSSPLLTPTSSPLTPTISLHPRPLTTSSLFTASFLRPAPGPIRASQGSILFTPY
- the znf385b gene encoding zinc finger protein 385B isoform X1; this encodes MLHTLHPVSFRPHSCLSTCLSLRMKTPLSPSQLLKRGQIFAFGGMCQELMDPPTPATISLSVQQTPSPGQGGAYSLCEVCNLQLTSAAQAQLHYNGRSHLRRVRQLQARETGQQSTAGVQSRSLPQAAGLSSQPAGLTPTPGLSPSLSASSSTAGGGCGAVGGALPGLIGANGPSVMMKPFLTFPVETTSPVGLFPNFNTMDPVQKAVINHTFGVTFIPRKKQVISCNVCQLKFNSDSQAEAHFRGSRHAKKLKSQENKTKAKLSITGETNGSITSPVCPALPVSDNRSNDQHTDLLSSPTDSFPLKPFLLPSCSSLSSASPSSSSEPPPSSPPTALPASGLFFSSSSSPSSRASPPHPLPAPVTSSSSPAAHPPPSQASTQDSPLSVESEEEKAKKLLYCSLCKVAVNSLSQLEAHNAGSKHKTMLEARSGAGPIKAYPRAGAKLKNSSSSALKGSGLQNKTFHCQICDVHVNSEIQLKQHISSRRHKDRVAGKPSKPKYSPYNKQQRSSLTKDLVKPSLSPSFLSTPFSQPPSSLTSTISLPSSSLSSSPLLTPTSSPLTPTISLHPRPLTTSSLFTASFLRPAPGPIRASQGSILFTPY